A genomic region of Rhea pennata isolate bPtePen1 chromosome 14, bPtePen1.pri, whole genome shotgun sequence contains the following coding sequences:
- the FABP6 gene encoding gastrotropin isoform X1 yields the protein MKHCLEALLLYQAYRQDNMAFTGKYEVESDENYDDFMRKIGIPSDIMEKGRNFKIVSEVVQNGNEFTWSQHYPGGHSMTNKFTIGEEADLETMSGKKFKATVKMEDGKIVADFPNYHHTAEISGGKLVEISTAGGVTYKRYSKKIA from the exons ATGAAGCATTGCTTGGAAG CTCTTCTGCTCTACCAGGCATATCGCCAGGACAACATGGCATTCACAGGCAAATACGAAGTAGAAAGTGATGAGAACTATGATGACTTCATGAGGAAGATCG GTATCCCCAGTGACATaatggaaaagggaaggaatttCAAAATAGTCTCCGAGGTGGTACAGAATGGAAATGAATTCACCTGGTCACAGCATTATCCAGGAGGCCACTCCATGACCAACAAATTCACAATTGGCGAGGAAGCAGATTTGGAGACAATGAGTGGTAAAAAGTTTAAG GCAACTGTTAAAATGGAAGATGGCAAAATAGTAGCGGATTTTCCCAACTATCATCATACAGCAGAGATTTCTGGAGGAAAACTGGTAGAG ATTTCTACTGCTGGTGGTGTAACCTACAAAAGATACAGCAAAAAGATTGCTTAA
- the FABP6 gene encoding gastrotropin isoform X2, with the protein MAFTGKYEVESDENYDDFMRKIGIPSDIMEKGRNFKIVSEVVQNGNEFTWSQHYPGGHSMTNKFTIGEEADLETMSGKKFKATVKMEDGKIVADFPNYHHTAEISGGKLVEISTAGGVTYKRYSKKIA; encoded by the exons ATGGCATTCACAGGCAAATACGAAGTAGAAAGTGATGAGAACTATGATGACTTCATGAGGAAGATCG GTATCCCCAGTGACATaatggaaaagggaaggaatttCAAAATAGTCTCCGAGGTGGTACAGAATGGAAATGAATTCACCTGGTCACAGCATTATCCAGGAGGCCACTCCATGACCAACAAATTCACAATTGGCGAGGAAGCAGATTTGGAGACAATGAGTGGTAAAAAGTTTAAG GCAACTGTTAAAATGGAAGATGGCAAAATAGTAGCGGATTTTCCCAACTATCATCATACAGCAGAGATTTCTGGAGGAAAACTGGTAGAG ATTTCTACTGCTGGTGGTGTAACCTACAAAAGATACAGCAAAAAGATTGCTTAA